The Erigeron canadensis isolate Cc75 chromosome 1, C_canadensis_v1, whole genome shotgun sequence genome segment TCGTTGAGAGCTGATTATTTTGTCAATGTCTGTATTTAGGTCTGTAAGTGTGTTAATTGTATCCTCCAGAAACAGTcgataatattatattatactttaaCTCACATAATTAGaagttagaaaaaataattaactttatGCCAAGATTTATCACATGAAGACAACAGTTACTATTTAGAAAAGAGTCGTCACATTTTATAagaatatgtatatttgtaCCACGTACAGATTTATAGATGGGTGTACAGATATTGTGtacatatgtatgtgtgtgtatatgtgtaaCACATACAGGTTTATATCTAATATAAACTATAGACTTCATGACAGATGGAACAAAAGCATGTATATAATTTAGAACACGAAAGCATTAGTCAATAGAATACATGTTGTTGTAGTTGCAGCTGACCTAACACTAACCTTCAAACTCCTTTACATATACCTGTTTTTGGTTGAGAAAGTTAAGGAGCTTCTTACCTAATTATTCTCACATATTTTAACCAATATTTCTCTTCCAGGTGACACTTAAACACTTGAATCGATTTGAGTGGACCAACGATGGGAGACCACGCGACCAAGAAAATTCATCCGGTAGCAGATGGAAACATCAAGAGTACTACCGTACCACCAGCCCACGGATCATCGAGTCTTGGCCATCAGCTAAGACCACCGGTGCTGCCAATAACCGCACCACTGGCACCACCACGAACGAAAAACAAAAGAGGTTTTACATGGTGCAAATGCATATGTTGGACTCTAAGTATCTTGATCACATTGATCATAATTCTTGCAGCCACTATTGGTATCCTTTACCTTGTTTTTAAACCAAAACTACCAAATTATTCTGTTGACCGCCTCACGATATCCCAACTTACCCTCAATCTCGATTTCTCCCTTTATGCAAGATTCAACGTCCAGATAACTGCTATCAACCCAAACAAGAAAATCGGCATCTTTTACCAAAAAGGAAGTCATATAAGCGTATGGTACAAGAACACAAATCTATGCCAAGGCTCAATACCCGTGTTCTACCAAGGCCACCAGAACAAAACCGTGCTAAATGTTGCATTATCAGGTCAAAACCAATATGGTCGGACGTTATTGGCGGCGatacaagaacaacaacaaacaGGTCGGATTCCATTGGACCTAAAAGTTGATGTCCCAGTCAAAATTGAACTTGGGAAAATGAAGTTAAAGAAGGTGAGAATAATGGGGAAATGCATGTTGATAGTTGATAGTCTATCTGCAAACAACAAAATTAGCATCAAAGCAACTAGTTGCAAGTTTAGGCTTAAATTATGAGACAAATGTGATGTTTGTATGAGTTTTCATTGCGCtatttttgtattattgtcaccagtttgtttttttttcttttgaatattctGTTTGGATTTAAATTTTTGTAATCATTTTTACAATagatcaaaaaaaaatattattttatttcattaataatgtaccaaaacaaataaacaacaatatatataaatcttgatATTATTTTATGGTGGAACTAATATTGTATCTCACCCGTAATACCATATATTTGATAATACTCCTCCTTGTAACCAACATGGTAACAATATGGACTAAAATTGTTTTGACGATTTTTAGTGGTTTAAAACTTTTGGCTGTTTTACGATCTTTTAACAATTTTGACAATTTCGTTAGATTCAATGTTTAAAAGAATGTTTCAAAAGATTAGATCTAGTTCCAATCAACATGTATCTCGTAATTTAGCTGCAACACCATCAAAGAATATACTGTAATTGTTTTACTATATTTTCTTACACTAAGCTAGGTGAGCTATGAATAGCTACTTCTCCAATTCATATATAGTTCCGTCAATTAGAATCAAACATTCTATCATTTTAAATACCTGAACTTTTTGTTTAggatatctctatctctatatataataaacaagattgtgtttataggtatttttagaaagtttttgatgtggaaaatccatattttaccttaaaactctttttatttaattatgatagtcatatataaataaaataaaaaatgctcttttttacatgtttaataagaatatcaatcatttatataaagaataaaaataaaaattctctcttatataatattacaaacaaaatgtattttttatatttaattgatttattaactagataattattgtgttaatagaattattatatttatatcaagttatgatgttttaagaacaaacattacataaatttttttaatatattttataattttaaattttaattaacataaagtaagtaagtaagtaactgctcagttccgccttccgcgggttttgagccccaatacctcaacggtgtatgggggaggttaagatgtaggcagaccttacctctaacAAAGTAGAGAGattgcttccagtttctacctaaatggtagaaaaggccctccaacctttgcatgggatgaagaTCGAACCCATGATCTCTGTCttcagaggcaagggtgtttaccactgatccaaccatgctgctttaaACTTTAATTAACATGCCCGGATTAAACCCGGGTTAAATTATGAGACAAATGTGATGTTTGTATGAGTTTTCATTGCGTTATTTCTGTATTATTGTCACcagtttgtttttctttcttttaattattttctatttggatttaaatttttgtaatcattttttacaatagataaaaaaaacattattttatttcattaatgtaccaaaacaaataaacaacaatatatataaatcttgtaattattttatggtGGAACTAATATTGTATCTCACCCGTAATACCATATATTTGATAATACTCCTCCTTGTAACCAACATAGTAACAATATGGACTAAAATTGTTTTGACGATTTTTAGTGGTTTTTAAAACTTTTGGCTGTTTTACGATCTTTTAACAATTTTGACAATttcgttagattcattgtttaaaagaaagtttcaaaaaattaaatctAATTCCAATCAACATGTATCTCGTAATTTAGCTGCAACACCATAAAAGAATATACTGTAATTACTATATTTTCTTACACTAAGCTAGGTGAGCTATGAATAGTTACTTCTCCCATTCATGTATAGTTTCGTCAATTAGAATCAAACATTTTGTCATTTTAAATACCTGAACTTTTTGTTTAGgatatcataataaaatatcAATGTCTTTTTGTATTATGATTACTTTGCATAAAGATctataatcaaaaataatatatcaagcttttaaatttttcatttatctttttatcAGTGACCAAGTTATATACGATTTAATTCAATGGGATAACTTTATTCTCATTTAAAATAAGCCCTAATTGGGTTGGCCAACAAATCAAAACAGGTAATTTTTTGTCTTGCTTGTGTTGTTATAAACATTGTGTGTAATTTTGTAAAGCATGTTTGTCTCTATTAAAAACCTACAAACATTTCAATCATACATTGTCAAAGTTATTAAAACCTTAATTAAACCATTAAATTTTAACATCTAATAGAATTTGTGAGTTATTTGTGACATTTTAACAATCCGATAAATATGCTAGCAACTTACCAACTCACATAAACTCCATAACAACCACGAGTACAAGTATATGAAAGGTGAGGATTCCTTCAGGTTTCTCAATTTGGATGTCCCTATCGGGTTTGAACCATTAAAATCTAACATTTGTTGTtcgaaaaaaaaagataattgcaAGAATCATCTTGTTTGTGTGAAAGTTACTTTTCTACCTATCATATGTCCCTCACAGGCCCTGGTAACGGTGAAAAATAGACGACCATCACTTTTTGTACTAAGAGTGCAActaaaagttgaaagttgaatcACTGTTGCAACGATAAGTGACACGTCCCACGGTGTAGCAATATACAGAGTATATTATACACAGAacagttgtagagggggggggtgaatacaactttactCGATCTTTTCACCCTTTTATAGATAGTTTAAAGATTCAGCTAatgtaaatatttaaactaaataaCATAATCAATGAAACAGTAAAGCTggaaaataaaatattctttGGCACAGattggttttcaaatgtaattctttattcaagatataatatatacaaagaattactgGGTTGTTACGGAAACAAGATAGCCTacagatatctaaacaacccttgaaatgacaaacaacaatcaataagttccTACTCACGAAGATTCAGCCAAAGCTGATCTTCTACAGACTAAGCTGTGTATAAGAGCAGAGAActtgtgtgaagaatgattATCAGGAATGTCACACATATGCTTGTCAAGGAGTGGAGCATTTATAGGCGAAGGCTCTACATCACTTGGTGTCCAATTTAACCACATAAATCACTCTGGTTAGGTGACAGAGGAATATTTGATCATGCTctttcatcgtacttgtggtccccatgTACCACTGCACATTCTTTCTTCAACCAATCGCTGTATGGATACGCATACGTAAATGCAACCACCAACCTGAATACAAGGAATAATCCTAGTCACATCATTTGTCTTTATCTTCACATTcaggttgttatcttcacttgattgtcaggcACAGACTGGGCCGTTTGTCAAAGCACCAATCTGCACTCCTAAGCTGTCTTCCACTCTCAGCCTAgtcctctatcttcaatcctcctcttcgacttggattgaatgctattACGTTTTAATGCAGCTTGAATAATACTAGCTTccataatatataacaattacaacatatgaagcatgatctgggtcagagACAGATAGCAAGCTGTGTGAGTTTAGACTGACCCAGATCAAAttacaaaaactcaaaaattactaagtgtttatgcatcagatttgtcatcattaaatttacaattacatTGGACTCAACAATAAGTGAATTTGAACTGTGCATGCGAATTAGATTACAGCACATGACCACAAATGCAATTGACTCTCTTTATATTCTCTCTTTTAAACAATTTAAATCTTTAAAAGAGTTTAGTTTAGATCAAAACCTACCATGACTTTatgaagtcttg includes the following:
- the LOC122585847 gene encoding NDR1/HIN1-like protein 6 — encoded protein: MGDHATKKIHPVADGNIKSTTVPPAHGSSSLGHQLRPPVLPITAPLAPPRTKNKRGFTWCKCICWTLSILITLIIILAATIGILYLVFKPKLPNYSVDRLTISQLTLNLDFSLYARFNVQITAINPNKKIGIFYQKGSHISVWYKNTNLCQGSIPVFYQGHQNKTVLNVALSGQNQYGRTLLAAIQEQQQTGRIPLDLKVDVPVKIELGKMKLKKVRIMGKCMLIVDSLSANNKISIKATSCKFRLKL